From the Gemmatimonadota bacterium genome, one window contains:
- a CDS encoding response regulator transcription factor yields the protein MIRIVIAEDQTMVLGALAALLDIESDLDVVGRAADGIEAIELVTRERPDVLLTDIEMPVKTGLEVAAEIQRRALPTRVIILTTFARAGYARRALEAGAAGYLLKDSPAEELANAVRRVHAGGRAVDPELAREAWTAQDPLTDRERQVLRLAGEGLSGAAIARRLHLTEGTVRNYLSEANAKLGTSNRVEAARLAREKGWL from the coding sequence TGGGGGCGCTGGCGGCGCTCCTGGACATCGAGAGCGACCTCGACGTCGTGGGTCGCGCCGCGGACGGGATCGAGGCGATCGAGCTGGTGACGCGCGAGCGACCGGACGTGTTGCTCACCGACATCGAGATGCCGGTGAAGACCGGCCTGGAGGTGGCGGCCGAAATCCAGCGGCGCGCCCTGCCCACCCGCGTCATCATCCTGACCACGTTCGCGCGCGCCGGGTATGCCCGTCGCGCGCTCGAAGCCGGAGCCGCCGGCTACCTGCTCAAGGACAGTCCGGCCGAGGAGCTGGCCAACGCCGTGCGCCGCGTGCACGCGGGCGGCCGAGCGGTGGATCCGGAGCTCGCCCGTGAGGCGTGGACGGCGCAGGATCCGCTCACGGACCGGGAGCGGCAGGTGTTGCGCCTCGCGGGCGAGGGGCTCAGCGGCGCCGCCATCGCGCGGCGCCTGCACCTGACCGAGGGCACGGTCCGCAACTACCTCTCGGAGGCCAACGCCAAGCTGGGCACGTCCAACCGGGTTGAGGCGGCCCGGCTGGCCCGCGAGAAGGGTTGGCTCTAG
- a CDS encoding ATP-dependent Clp protease proteolytic subunit, giving the protein MTDERFSDTDLLRPLGRPLPPGEDPDEDEGEPPLTPTASRWTDSLRDRLFRARTLIISGEVNQKLASEVIGQLWAMDAQSQEPITVFINSQGGHVESGDTIHDMLRFIRSPVRMIGTGWVASAGALIYVAVPLENRFSLPNTRFLLHQPAGGTRGTAADVEIEAREILKMRERLNRVFAEQTGQPLERIQDDTHRNFWLGATEAKEYGLVGRIIQHVSDLD; this is encoded by the coding sequence ATGACGGACGAACGCTTCAGCGACACAGACCTGCTGCGACCCCTGGGGCGCCCACTCCCGCCGGGCGAGGATCCGGACGAGGACGAGGGTGAGCCGCCGCTCACGCCCACGGCCAGCCGGTGGACGGATTCGCTGCGGGACCGGCTCTTCCGCGCGCGCACCCTGATCATCAGCGGAGAGGTCAATCAGAAGCTGGCGTCCGAGGTGATCGGACAGCTCTGGGCGATGGACGCGCAGTCGCAGGAGCCGATCACGGTCTTCATCAACTCGCAGGGCGGGCACGTGGAGTCGGGGGACACCATCCACGACATGCTGCGCTTCATCCGCTCCCCGGTCCGGATGATCGGCACCGGATGGGTGGCGAGCGCCGGCGCGCTGATCTACGTGGCGGTGCCCCTGGAGAACCGCTTCTCGCTGCCCAACACACGCTTCCTGCTCCACCAGCCGGCGGGCGGCACGCGCGGCACGGCTGCGGACGTCGAGATCGAGGCGCGCGAGATCCTTAAGATGCGCGAGCGTCTCAACCGCGTCTTCGCGGAGCAGACCGGCCAGCCGTTGGAGCGGATCCAGGACGACACGCACCGCAACTTCTGGCTGGGCGCGACCGAGGCGAAGGAGTACGGCCTGGTGGGTCGGATCATCCAGCACGTGAGCGATCTGGACTAG
- a CDS encoding BlaI/MecI/CopY family transcriptional regulator, which yields MAGPALPLPTDAEYRILEVLWDRGPQTVRQVHDQLTGERDVGYTTVLKILQNLHQKGLVDRDDSERSHVYAAAVEREWATRGFVADLTDRVFAGSAGRLVLRALSTRPASRSELDEIRALLDRLEADS from the coding sequence ATGGCCGGCCCGGCCCTACCTCTGCCCACCGACGCCGAGTATCGCATCCTGGAGGTGCTCTGGGACCGGGGACCCCAGACCGTCCGCCAGGTGCACGACCAGCTGACCGGCGAGCGGGACGTCGGATACACCACCGTATTGAAGATCCTCCAGAACCTCCACCAGAAGGGGCTGGTGGACCGCGACGACTCCGAGCGCAGCCACGTCTACGCCGCGGCCGTCGAGCGGGAATGGGCCACGCGCGGGTTCGTGGCCGACCTCACGGATCGGGTGTTCGCGGGCTCCGCGGGCCGCCTCGTGCTGCGCGCCCTGTCGACCCGCCCCGCCTCCCGGTCGGAGCTGGACGAGATCCGGGCCCTGCTCGATCGCCTGGAGGCGGACTCGTGA